A section of the Pseudomonas lini genome encodes:
- the hrpA gene encoding ATP-dependent RNA helicase HrpA: MTDESPSIDKLLKNLDHAMLADRHRLRRQLLELRKKPDEAKLAQWVTRTQASCDQVLARRASLPVIRYDDSLPIAAKRDEIKAALLKHQVLIIAGETGSGKTTQLPKICLEIGRGQHGLIGHTQPRRIAARSVASRVAEELATPLGALVGYQVRFEDQSDSNTLIKLMTDGILLAETQNDRYLERYDTIIVDEAHERSLNIDFLLGYLKTLLPRRPDLKVIITSATIDLERFSKHFDDAPIVEVSGRTFPVETWYRPLTLEQDEEGNRVEDDLTVDQAILATLDEIAAFERSERKSPGDVLVFLPGEREIRDAADMLRKAQLKHTEILPLYARLSPAEQQRIFQSHPGRRVVLATNVAETSLTVPGIRYVIDSGTARISRYSYRAKVQRLPIEAVSQASANQRKGRCGRVEPGICIRLYSEEDFIGRPEFTDPEILRTNLAAVILQMLHLRLGEITDFPFIEPPDGKAISDGFNLLQELSAVDRNSQLTPLGRQLARLPVDPRMGRMLLEAAKLGSLQEVLIVASAMSIQDPRERPPERQQAADQAHAQWKDVDSDFAGLVNLWRGFEEQRQALTASPLRNWCRKNFLNYLRLREWRDSHRQLSLICRDMQLSLNKEPADYPKLHKAVLVGLLSQIGQKTEDGDYLGARQRRFWIHPSSGIGKKRPQWLMTAELVETTKLYARMVAKIDADWIEPLAGHLIKKNHFEPHWEKKRGQVVAFEQITLFGLIVVGRRPVHYGPIDPVVSREFFIREGLVRGEIQSKAKCLSANAQLLEQLDELEAKARRRDILADEETLFAFYDARLPAEIHQTATFDSWYRINSQKDPQLLIMREEDVLAREASEVTAAHYPDTLHIGDLELALSYHFEPNHPRDGVTLRVPAPLLPMLPPERLEWLVPGVIEAKCIALVRNLPKALRKNFVPVPDFVKAALQRITFAEGSLPLALGRELLRMTGARVSDEAWSEASQQVESHLRMNLEIVDGQGKFLGEGRDLAELTARFAEASQAALAVPQTAKSQQPVEPKVFAAVAEKTQQKIAGLSMTVYPALVEEGGTVKEGRFSTPAEAEFQHRRALQRLLMQQLAEPAKFLRGKLPGLTELGLMYRDMGRVDSLVEDILLASLDSCILDGEDPLPRDGAGLASLAERKRGGWTEHAERLAKLTLEILKLWHGLQKRFKGKIDLAQAVALNDIKQQLSHLVYPGFVRETPMPWLKELPRYLKAVEQRFEKLGAQVQKDRVWSGELSGLWSQYQTRANKHAQEGKRDPQLELYRWWLEEYRVSLFAQQLGTKVPISDKRLNKQWSQVEP; the protein is encoded by the coding sequence ATGACTGACGAATCGCCTTCAATCGACAAACTGCTGAAAAACCTCGATCACGCCATGCTCGCCGACCGCCACCGGCTGCGGCGGCAGTTGCTTGAGCTGCGCAAGAAACCGGACGAGGCCAAACTGGCCCAGTGGGTGACGCGCACGCAGGCGTCCTGTGATCAGGTGTTGGCGCGGCGCGCCAGCCTGCCGGTGATTCGTTACGACGACAGTTTGCCGATCGCCGCCAAGCGCGACGAAATCAAAGCGGCGCTGCTCAAGCATCAGGTGCTGATCATTGCCGGCGAAACCGGTTCGGGTAAAACCACCCAGTTGCCGAAAATCTGCCTGGAAATCGGCCGCGGCCAGCACGGACTGATCGGCCACACACAGCCCCGTCGAATCGCCGCGCGCAGCGTAGCGAGCCGGGTCGCTGAAGAGTTGGCGACGCCGTTGGGCGCGCTGGTCGGCTATCAGGTGCGGTTCGAGGATCAGAGCGATTCCAACACCCTGATCAAACTGATGACCGACGGCATCCTGCTGGCGGAAACCCAGAACGACCGCTACCTCGAACGCTACGACACGATCATCGTCGACGAAGCCCACGAGCGCAGCCTGAACATCGACTTCCTGCTCGGTTACCTGAAAACCCTGCTGCCACGTCGTCCGGATCTGAAAGTCATCATTACTTCGGCGACCATCGACCTGGAGCGTTTCTCCAAGCACTTCGATGATGCGCCGATTGTCGAGGTCTCCGGCCGTACCTTCCCGGTAGAAACCTGGTATCGCCCGCTGACCCTGGAGCAGGACGAGGAGGGCAACCGCGTAGAGGATGACCTGACCGTGGATCAGGCGATCCTCGCCACCCTTGACGAAATTGCCGCGTTCGAACGCAGCGAGCGCAAGAGTCCCGGCGATGTGCTGGTGTTCCTGCCCGGCGAGCGCGAGATTCGCGACGCCGCCGACATGCTGCGCAAGGCCCAACTCAAACACACCGAGATTCTGCCGTTGTACGCGCGACTATCGCCGGCCGAGCAACAGCGGATTTTCCAGTCGCACCCAGGCCGGCGCGTCGTGTTGGCGACCAACGTCGCGGAAACCTCGCTGACGGTGCCGGGCATTCGTTACGTGATCGACAGCGGCACCGCGCGCATCAGCCGTTACAGCTACCGCGCCAAGGTTCAGCGCCTGCCCATCGAAGCGGTTTCCCAGGCCAGTGCCAACCAGCGCAAAGGCCGTTGCGGACGGGTCGAACCGGGCATTTGTATCCGCCTCTACAGCGAGGAAGATTTCATCGGCCGCCCGGAGTTTACCGACCCGGAAATCCTGCGGACCAACCTCGCAGCAGTCATTCTGCAGATGCTTCATCTGCGCCTCGGCGAGATCACCGATTTCCCGTTTATTGAGCCGCCTGACGGCAAAGCCATCAGCGACGGCTTCAATCTGCTGCAAGAACTCTCGGCGGTGGATCGCAACAGTCAGCTGACGCCGCTCGGTCGCCAACTGGCGCGGTTGCCGGTGGACCCGCGCATGGGCCGCATGCTGCTGGAAGCGGCGAAACTTGGCAGCTTACAGGAAGTGCTGATTGTCGCCAGCGCCATGTCGATTCAGGACCCGCGCGAACGTCCGCCGGAGCGTCAGCAAGCCGCCGATCAGGCCCACGCCCAGTGGAAAGACGTGGACTCGGACTTCGCCGGGCTGGTTAATCTGTGGCGTGGTTTTGAAGAGCAGCGCCAGGCTCTGACGGCCAGTCCGCTGCGCAACTGGTGCCGCAAGAATTTTCTGAATTACCTGCGCCTGCGCGAGTGGCGCGACTCCCATCGTCAGTTGAGCCTGATCTGTCGCGACATGCAGTTGAGCCTCAACAAAGAGCCGGCGGATTATCCGAAACTGCACAAAGCGGTTCTGGTGGGGCTGCTTAGTCAGATCGGCCAGAAGACCGAAGATGGCGACTATCTCGGCGCCCGTCAGCGACGTTTCTGGATACACCCCTCGTCGGGTATCGGCAAGAAACGCCCGCAATGGCTGATGACCGCCGAACTGGTGGAAACCACCAAGCTTTACGCGCGGATGGTCGCCAAGATCGACGCTGACTGGATCGAGCCGCTGGCCGGGCACCTGATCAAGAAAAACCACTTCGAACCTCATTGGGAGAAGAAGCGCGGTCAGGTCGTGGCCTTCGAGCAAATCACCCTGTTCGGGCTGATCGTGGTCGGACGGCGGCCGGTGCATTACGGGCCGATCGACCCGGTGGTGTCTCGTGAGTTTTTTATTCGCGAAGGCCTGGTGCGCGGCGAGATTCAATCCAAAGCCAAGTGTTTGTCTGCCAATGCACAGTTGTTGGAACAGCTCGACGAACTGGAAGCCAAGGCCCGTCGTCGGGACATTCTGGCTGACGAAGAAACCCTGTTCGCCTTCTACGATGCGCGGTTGCCGGCAGAGATCCACCAGACCGCGACCTTCGACAGCTGGTACCGGATCAACAGTCAGAAAGACCCACAGCTGCTGATCATGCGCGAAGAAGACGTGCTGGCCCGCGAAGCCAGCGAAGTCACCGCCGCGCATTACCCGGACACCCTGCACATCGGCGATCTGGAACTGGCGCTGAGTTATCACTTCGAGCCCAACCATCCGCGTGATGGCGTGACCTTGCGCGTGCCGGCGCCGCTGTTGCCGATGTTGCCGCCGGAACGTCTGGAATGGCTGGTGCCGGGCGTGATCGAGGCCAAGTGCATTGCGCTGGTGCGCAACCTGCCCAAGGCCTTGCGCAAGAATTTCGTGCCGGTGCCGGATTTCGTCAAAGCTGCGTTGCAGCGCATCACGTTTGCCGAAGGCTCGTTGCCTTTGGCGCTGGGCCGCGAGTTGCTGCGCATGACCGGCGCGCGGGTCAGCGATGAAGCCTGGTCCGAAGCCTCGCAGCAGGTCGAAAGTCATTTGCGGATGAACCTGGAAATCGTCGACGGTCAGGGCAAGTTCCTCGGCGAAGGCCGTGACTTGGCCGAGCTGACCGCACGCTTTGCCGAGGCCAGCCAGGCTGCGTTGGCGGTGCCGCAAACGGCGAAGAGCCAACAACCGGTGGAGCCGAAAGTCTTTGCCGCCGTGGCTGAGAAAACCCAGCAGAAAATCGCCGGGCTATCGATGACGGTGTATCCGGCGCTGGTTGAAGAGGGCGGTACGGTCAAGGAAGGTCGATTCTCGACCCCGGCCGAAGCCGAGTTCCAGCATCGCCGGGCCTTGCAGCGTTTGCTGATGCAGCAATTGGCGGAGCCGGCGAAGTTCCTGCGCGGCAAGTTGCCGGGGCTGACCGAGTTGGGCCTGATGTACCGCGACATGGGGCGTGTTGATAGCCTGGTGGAAGACATTCTGCTGGCCAGTCTCGACAGCTGCATCCTCGACGGCGAAGACCCATTGCCGCGCGATGGCGCCGGGCTGGCGTCACTGGCCGAGCGCAAACGCGGCGGCTGGACCGAGCACGCCGAACGGTTGGCCAAGCTGACGCTGGAGATTCTCAAGCTGTGGCATGGCCTGCAAAAACGCTTCAAGGGCAAGATCGACCTGGCGCAAGCCGTGGCCTTGAACGATATCAAGCAGCAGCTCAGCCATCTGGTGTATCCGGGGTTCGTGCGCGAAACGCCGATGCCGTGGCTCAAGGAACTGCCGCGTTACCTCAAGGCTGTCGAGCAACGGTTCGAAAAACTCGGCGCTCAGGTGCAGAAAGACCGGGTCTGGAGCGGCGAATTGTCCGGCCTCTGGAGCCAATACCAGACCCGCGCCAACAAACACGCCCAGGAAGGCAAGCGCGATCCGCAGCTGGAACTCTATCGCTGGTGGCTGGAGGAATACCGGGTCTCGCTGTTCGCGCAGCAATTGGGAACCAAGGTACCGATCTCCGACAAGCGCCTGAATAAGCAATGGAGCCAGGTCGAACCATAA